A genomic segment from Pediococcus acidilactici encodes:
- a CDS encoding glycosyltransferase produces the protein MNNLIVAPMLTGKGGTETVLKGVLQRFKNDKDINMQLLLLGKPGDTQWLKDLEVEQVHIIKSKNNIIRTIMLFIFLTLHPKVDNLIAISTNIIHVASVYRKFTRRKFSIYSWIHFSLFNTTTVNAKYLPEADYHLAISSGIKNQLREIGIKPERINIIYNPIPIFKGKIEYNNQNDYKLLYIGRIEYNHQKNIESLLKALVLVKYDWKLDVVGDGEDLNKCKKLAKKLKLDDKITWYGWQTNPWQVVTNTNALVLPSNFEGLPMVLLESLSRGIPCISSNCPTGPEDIIRDKENGRLAQVNNELDLADKINWMIENREKFNQDYLKSSIKLFYENEYYTRLKKALIM, from the coding sequence TTGAACAATCTTATAGTTGCCCCAATGCTAACGGGGAAAGGTGGCACAGAAACAGTTTTAAAAGGCGTTTTGCAACGCTTTAAAAATGATAAAGATATAAATATGCAACTATTGCTACTCGGTAAACCTGGAGACACTCAATGGCTAAAAGATTTAGAGGTGGAGCAGGTACATATAATTAAAAGTAAAAATAACATTATACGGACAATTATGTTGTTTATTTTCTTAACATTACATCCAAAAGTTGATAACTTAATTGCTATAAGTACAAATATTATACACGTGGCAAGTGTATATCGAAAATTTACAAGAAGAAAATTTTCGATATATTCTTGGATTCATTTTTCATTATTTAATACCACTACAGTTAACGCAAAATATTTACCTGAGGCCGATTACCATCTTGCAATAAGTTCGGGTATAAAGAATCAACTAAGAGAAATAGGTATAAAACCTGAAAGGATAAATATTATCTATAATCCTATTCCAATATTTAAAGGTAAGATTGAATATAATAACCAGAATGATTATAAATTACTTTATATTGGAAGAATTGAGTATAACCATCAAAAAAACATTGAAAGTTTATTAAAAGCACTTGTACTAGTAAAATACGATTGGAAGCTGGATGTTGTTGGAGATGGGGAAGATTTGAATAAGTGTAAGAAATTAGCAAAAAAATTAAAATTAGACGATAAGATTACGTGGTATGGTTGGCAAACAAATCCTTGGCAAGTTGTTACGAATACCAATGCATTAGTGTTACCTAGCAATTTTGAGGGATTGCCCATGGTACTTCTTGAATCATTAAGTAGAGGAATACCATGTATTTCTTCCAACTGCCCTACTGGACCGGAAGACATTATCCGAGATAAAGAGAATGGTAGGTTAGCACAAGTTAATAATGAATTAGATTTGGCAGATAAAATTAACTGGATGATAGAAAATAGAGAGAAATTTAATCAAGATTATCTTAAAAGTAGTATTAAACTGTTTTACGAAAATGAATATTATACAAGATTGAAGAAAGCTTTAATTATGTAA
- the glf gene encoding UDP-galactopyranose mutase — protein sequence MEYLVVGSGLFGSVFAHEAAKRGHKVKVIEKRDHVAGNIYTKEVEGIQVHQYGAHIFHTSMKKIWDYVNQFADFNNYINTVIANYNGEIYSMPFNMYTFNKLWGVITPDEAKAKIEEQKKSVKLDGKPKNLEEQAISLVGPDVYQKLVKGYTEKQWGQSATDLPSFIIRRLPVRFTYDNNYFNDPYQGIPIGGYTQIIEKMLDHELIEVETGVDFFDHKEEYLNSGAKIIFTGMIDQFFDYELGELEYRSLRFETEVMDVDDYQGNAVVNYTDAETPYTRVIEHKHFEFGKGNKGKTVVTHEYPKTWKRGDEPYYPVNNKRNKELYTKYVELAKEKAPSVLFGGRLGQYRYYNMDQTIMAALQTVEHEFGEK from the coding sequence ATGGAATATTTAGTTGTAGGTTCTGGCCTCTTTGGCTCAGTCTTTGCCCACGAAGCGGCAAAGCGAGGACATAAAGTTAAAGTGATTGAAAAGCGCGATCACGTTGCGGGAAATATTTACACTAAAGAAGTTGAAGGAATTCAAGTTCATCAATATGGTGCGCATATTTTCCATACTAGTATGAAGAAAATTTGGGATTACGTAAATCAATTTGCTGATTTTAACAATTACATTAATACGGTGATTGCTAATTATAATGGTGAGATTTATAGCATGCCGTTCAATATGTATACATTTAACAAGCTTTGGGGAGTTATCACTCCTGACGAAGCTAAGGCAAAGATTGAGGAACAAAAGAAGAGCGTCAAACTTGATGGTAAGCCTAAAAATTTAGAAGAACAGGCGATTTCGTTGGTTGGTCCTGATGTTTATCAGAAGTTAGTTAAAGGTTACACTGAAAAACAATGGGGACAATCAGCAACCGATTTACCTTCCTTTATTATTCGTCGTTTACCAGTTCGATTTACATACGACAACAATTACTTTAATGATCCATACCAAGGTATTCCGATTGGCGGATATACCCAAATTATCGAAAAAATGTTGGATCATGAGTTGATTGAAGTAGAAACTGGTGTAGACTTCTTTGATCACAAAGAAGAATACTTAAATTCCGGGGCAAAAATTATTTTTACTGGAATGATTGATCAATTCTTTGATTACGAATTGGGCGAACTAGAATATCGAAGTTTACGTTTTGAAACTGAAGTAATGGATGTTGATGACTATCAAGGTAACGCGGTGGTTAACTACACTGATGCTGAAACTCCATATACTCGAGTTATTGAACATAAACATTTTGAATTCGGTAAGGGTAACAAGGGCAAAACAGTGGTTACTCACGAATATCCAAAGACTTGGAAGCGTGGAGATGAACCATATTATCCAGTTAACAACAAACGTAATAAAGAGCTTTATACCAAGTATGTTGAGTTAGCTAAGGAAAAAGCACCAAGTGTATTGTTTGGTGGTCGTTTAGGTCAATACCGTTATTACAACATGGATCAAACGATTATGGCTGCTTTACAGACGGTTGAACACGAATTTGGAGAAAAATAA
- a CDS encoding polysaccharide biosynthesis C-terminal domain-containing protein gives MQVVKNYLYNAAYQVFILLVPLITTPYLARVLGPTGVGINAYTNSIIQYFILFGSIGVNLYGNRQIAYVRDDKDKLTKTFYEIFLMRVMTIILAYAAFLVFLMFTGSYHTYYFAQSVSIIAAAFDISWFFMGMENFGVTVLRNLIVKILTLVSIFLFVKSYSDLYIYILILSLSLLIGNLTLFPNLGRYIGKIDFKQLRIWRHLKPSLVLFVPQIATQIYLVVNKTMLGSMTSVQSAGYFDQSDKMIKMVLAVVTATGTVMLPHVANAFMKGEVEKTKEFLYNSFSFVTAMSVPMMFGVAAVAPKFVPLFFTDKFMAVIPLMMLESVVILLIAWSNALGTQYLLPTNQNGAFTKSVIIGAVVNIVINIPFILAWGALGATLSTVLSELAVTAYQLFVVREQIKYRSLFADTFKYLFAGLIMFLTVFFLDNKLGNNWLMLIIEVIAGVVIYFVLLVVLKTKVIKDAKNMIKR, from the coding sequence ATGCAAGTCGTTAAGAATTATCTTTATAATGCTGCTTATCAAGTATTTATTCTGCTAGTTCCTCTAATTACTACTCCATATTTAGCCAGGGTTTTAGGACCGACTGGAGTAGGGATTAATGCGTATACAAATTCAATTATTCAGTATTTTATTTTGTTTGGAAGTATTGGAGTGAATTTGTATGGGAATCGACAGATTGCGTATGTGCGTGATGATAAAGATAAATTAACGAAAACATTCTACGAAATATTTTTAATGCGGGTAATGACAATTATATTGGCTTATGCCGCATTTTTAGTATTTTTGATGTTTACAGGTAGTTATCATACGTATTATTTTGCGCAGTCGGTTTCAATTATCGCTGCTGCCTTTGATATCTCATGGTTTTTCATGGGAATGGAAAATTTTGGGGTAACAGTGTTACGAAATTTAATTGTTAAAATTTTAACGCTAGTTAGCATTTTCTTATTTGTCAAATCGTATAGCGATTTATATATATATATATTAATTTTGTCACTATCGTTACTTATTGGTAACTTAACCTTATTTCCTAACTTGGGGCGTTATATTGGAAAAATTGATTTTAAGCAACTTAGAATTTGGCGACACTTAAAGCCTTCGTTGGTATTATTTGTACCACAAATTGCTACTCAAATTTACTTGGTAGTTAACAAGACCATGTTGGGTTCGATGACTTCTGTTCAATCAGCAGGTTATTTCGATCAATCAGATAAAATGATTAAGATGGTTCTTGCAGTAGTAACAGCTACTGGAACGGTAATGCTTCCTCACGTTGCCAATGCGTTTATGAAGGGTGAGGTTGAGAAAACCAAGGAGTTTTTGTATAACAGTTTTTCTTTTGTAACTGCAATGTCAGTGCCAATGATGTTTGGAGTGGCTGCAGTGGCTCCAAAGTTTGTTCCATTATTCTTCACAGACAAGTTTATGGCAGTAATCCCATTGATGATGCTTGAATCGGTAGTTATTTTGTTAATTGCATGGAGTAATGCACTGGGAACGCAATATTTACTGCCAACGAATCAAAATGGAGCATTCACTAAGTCAGTTATTATAGGAGCAGTTGTTAATATAGTTATTAACATCCCATTTATTTTGGCTTGGGGCGCTTTAGGGGCAACTCTTTCAACCGTACTATCAGAATTGGCGGTTACTGCATATCAGTTGTTTGTTGTTAGAGAACAAATTAAGTATCGTAGTTTATTTGCTGATACTTTTAAGTATTTATTTGCTGGTTTAATTATGTTCCTTACCGTATTTTTCTTAGATAATAAGTTGGGGAATAATTGGTTAATGTTAATTATCGAGGTAATAGCTG